A stretch of the Sorangium aterium genome encodes the following:
- a CDS encoding OmpA family protein, whose protein sequence is MDPKRKQVARTSLPFALAAALAAAAFAGQGCSDNRLPPRELPRAEDQRALPRWYPEKPWSEQGGESQVYIEGKIVFDTNKATLRPGSEKTLETLLQFIKEHPEVTRLRIEGHTDAQSSEEHNQSLSARRALAVADWLVDHEVESDRLIAVGFGESRPLGPNEIAAGRSENRRVEFHVAEVNGRPFLGQDPYRGGLALEVLSLEQRKQRAAQAAQLKAPPPRKGFVATGDEIKPVPVKPRATSEAQEGEPPAPSAPAKESAPAKGGAAPAGGG, encoded by the coding sequence ATGGACCCGAAGAGGAAGCAGGTCGCCCGCACCTCCCTGCCGTTCGCGCTCGCGGCGGCGCTCGCGGCCGCCGCGTTCGCTGGCCAGGGGTGCAGCGACAACCGGCTGCCGCCGCGGGAGCTGCCGCGCGCCGAGGACCAGCGCGCGCTCCCGCGATGGTACCCGGAGAAGCCCTGGTCGGAGCAGGGCGGGGAGAGCCAGGTCTACATCGAGGGCAAGATCGTCTTCGACACGAACAAGGCGACCCTCCGGCCGGGCAGCGAGAAGACGCTGGAGACGCTGCTCCAGTTCATCAAGGAGCACCCCGAGGTGACGCGGCTGCGGATCGAGGGGCACACGGACGCGCAGTCGAGCGAGGAGCACAACCAGTCGCTCAGCGCGCGGCGCGCCCTCGCGGTCGCCGACTGGCTGGTCGATCACGAGGTCGAGAGCGACCGGCTGATCGCGGTGGGCTTCGGCGAGTCGCGCCCGCTCGGGCCGAACGAGATCGCGGCAGGCCGCAGCGAGAACCGGCGGGTCGAGTTCCACGTGGCCGAGGTGAACGGGCGCCCCTTCCTGGGGCAGGACCCGTACAGGGGCGGCCTCGCGCTGGAGGTGCTGAGCCTCGAGCAGCGCAAGCAGCGCGCGGCGCAGGCCGCGCAGCTCAAGGCGCCTCCGCCCCGCAAGGGCTTCGTGGCGACGGGCGACGAGATCAAGCCGGTGCCGGTCAAGCCGCGGGCCACGTCGGAAGCGCAGGAGGGCGAGCCCCCGGCCCCGAGCGCGCCGGCCAAGGAGAGCGCGCCCGCGAAGGGCGGCGCGGCGCCCGCGGGCGGGGGCTGA
- the larE gene encoding ATP-dependent sacrificial sulfur transferase LarE translates to MSALSSTPEGSPIDPKLAGLRARLRELGSVLVCYSGGVDSAFVLAVAHQELGPRAVGMTAVSPSLAPAEKEEATSIARLIGADHRLVESSEIDDPRYVANNPDRCFHCKSELYRIAARKRSEWAIAAIVNGTNTDDLGDYRPGLEAAREAGVLSPLVELGFSKADVRAGAARVGLPIWDKPAAACLSSRIPYGTSVTRERLAQIGGFEAALRGLGFRQVRVRYHDDLARIELDAGELARAAEPPVRAEIVAAGKRHGFRYVTLDLGGYRIGSHNEVLVGRALKIVS, encoded by the coding sequence ATGTCCGCGCTGTCGTCCACGCCCGAGGGCTCGCCGATCGATCCCAAGCTCGCCGGGCTGCGCGCCCGGCTCCGGGAGCTCGGCTCGGTCCTCGTCTGCTACTCCGGCGGGGTCGACAGCGCCTTCGTCCTCGCGGTCGCGCACCAGGAGCTCGGCCCGAGGGCCGTCGGGATGACCGCTGTCTCTCCGAGCCTCGCGCCGGCCGAGAAGGAAGAGGCCACCTCGATCGCCCGGCTAATCGGCGCCGACCACCGGCTCGTCGAGTCGTCCGAGATCGACGATCCACGCTACGTCGCGAACAACCCGGATCGCTGCTTCCACTGCAAGAGCGAGCTCTACCGGATCGCCGCGCGAAAGCGATCCGAGTGGGCGATCGCGGCGATCGTGAACGGCACCAACACCGACGACCTCGGCGACTACCGCCCCGGGCTGGAGGCGGCGCGGGAGGCGGGCGTGCTGAGCCCCCTCGTCGAGCTCGGCTTCAGCAAGGCCGACGTGCGCGCCGGTGCGGCGCGCGTCGGCCTGCCGATCTGGGACAAGCCGGCCGCGGCCTGCCTCTCCAGCCGGATCCCTTACGGGACCAGCGTCACGCGCGAGCGTCTCGCGCAGATCGGCGGCTTCGAGGCAGCGCTGCGCGGCCTCGGCTTCCGCCAGGTTCGCGTCCGCTACCACGACGACCTCGCGCGCATCGAGCTCGACGCGGGCGAGCTCGCGCGCGCCGCCGAGCCGCCCGTGCGCGCCGAGATCGTGGCCGCCGGCAAGCGGCACGGCTTCCGTTACGTGACGCTCGACCTCGGCGGGTACCGGATCGGCAGCCACAACGAGGTCCTCGTCGGCCGCGCCCTCAAGATCGTGAGCTGA
- a CDS encoding pyruvate, water dikinase regulatory protein, with protein MDKAKFIDVLSDSTGETAEKAVRAALLQYPDAGVQIRLHTRVRTPEVARPVLERAAREGALVVFTVVSPELREFVHASTAELNIEAIDLIGSLIVRLGTFLDREPINLPSAMLPLSEEYFRRIEAVEFAVKSDDGKEPRNFRRADIVLVGVSRTSKTPLSTLLAQRGLKVANLPLVLGVPPPLELMEAPQDRVIGLTIGIDQLCEIRQARLRQLGMPSETNYAMREHVRQELDYANRLFAAHPEWPVVDVTRRAIEETAVIILEHLKERDERAKVARSSLV; from the coding sequence ATGGACAAGGCGAAGTTCATCGACGTCCTGAGCGACTCCACCGGAGAGACGGCGGAGAAGGCCGTGCGCGCCGCGCTCCTCCAGTACCCGGACGCGGGGGTGCAGATCCGCCTCCACACCCGGGTGCGCACGCCGGAGGTCGCGCGGCCGGTGCTCGAGCGCGCGGCCCGGGAGGGCGCGCTCGTCGTGTTCACCGTGGTCAGCCCCGAGCTGCGCGAGTTCGTGCACGCGTCCACCGCCGAGCTGAACATCGAGGCGATCGATCTGATCGGCTCGCTCATCGTCCGGCTCGGCACCTTCCTCGACCGGGAGCCGATCAACCTGCCGAGCGCGATGCTCCCGCTGAGCGAGGAGTACTTCCGGCGCATCGAGGCGGTGGAGTTCGCGGTGAAGAGCGACGACGGCAAGGAGCCGCGGAACTTCAGGCGGGCCGACATCGTGCTCGTCGGCGTCTCGCGCACATCGAAGACGCCGCTGTCGACGCTGCTCGCGCAGCGCGGCCTCAAGGTCGCGAACCTCCCCCTGGTGCTCGGCGTCCCGCCGCCGCTCGAGCTGATGGAGGCTCCGCAGGATCGGGTCATCGGCCTGACCATCGGGATCGATCAGCTCTGCGAGATCCGGCAGGCGCGGCTGCGCCAGCTCGGGATGCCCTCCGAGACCAACTACGCGATGCGCGAGCACGTCCGGCAGGAGCTGGACTACGCGAACCGTCTCTTCGCCGCGCACCCGGAGTGGCCGGTGGTCGACGTCACCCGGCGCGCCATCGAGGAGACGGCGGTGATCATCCTGGAGCACCTGAAGGAGCGCGACGAGCGCGCCAAGGTCGCGCGCTCGTCGCTCGTGTGA
- the dnaJ gene encoding molecular chaperone DnaJ translates to MRDPYEVLGVERSSTQDEIKSAFRRLAGQHHPDKNPGDQGAHVRFKELNAAYQILSDPQKRAAFDRFGPAAVGASAGSGVPGVPFDMQDLNLDAIFGDLLGALGIRVGDRGTLQKEVRITFEEAAFGCAKEITYDRVEPCGDCAGSGSAPGASTERCSACSGRGRVRMQQGMFPIAIERPCGRCRGTGRIVTDPCRTCRGAGLAAKQKTIEVTIPPGVENGATRLVERGGNAVRSDRGPGDLELTIRVSPHELFRRVGDDVVCSVPISFARAALGGELEIPTLEGKGRLRIPPGTQPGAVLRIKGKGIPRRVVGGRGDQLVEVSVEVPTQLTAPQRELIAQLAKELGENVQPQQATFMEKLKGLFG, encoded by the coding sequence GTGCGGGATCCGTACGAAGTATTGGGCGTCGAGCGTTCCTCGACGCAGGATGAAATCAAGAGCGCCTTCCGGCGGCTCGCCGGCCAGCACCATCCCGACAAGAACCCGGGGGATCAGGGCGCGCACGTCCGCTTCAAGGAGCTGAACGCGGCCTACCAGATCCTGAGCGATCCGCAGAAGCGCGCGGCGTTCGATCGGTTCGGGCCCGCCGCCGTCGGCGCCTCCGCCGGCTCGGGGGTCCCGGGCGTGCCCTTCGACATGCAGGACCTCAACCTGGACGCCATCTTCGGCGATCTCCTCGGCGCCCTGGGCATCCGGGTCGGCGACCGCGGGACGCTGCAGAAGGAGGTGCGGATCACCTTCGAGGAGGCGGCGTTCGGCTGCGCGAAGGAGATCACCTACGATCGCGTCGAGCCGTGCGGCGACTGCGCCGGCTCGGGCTCCGCGCCGGGCGCGTCGACCGAGCGCTGCTCGGCGTGCTCGGGCCGCGGCCGCGTCCGGATGCAGCAGGGGATGTTCCCCATCGCGATCGAGCGCCCCTGCGGGCGGTGCCGCGGCACGGGGCGGATCGTGACCGACCCGTGCAGGACGTGCCGCGGCGCCGGCCTCGCGGCGAAGCAGAAGACCATCGAGGTGACGATCCCTCCGGGCGTGGAGAACGGCGCGACGCGGCTCGTGGAGCGCGGCGGCAACGCCGTCCGCTCCGACCGGGGGCCGGGCGATCTGGAGCTCACCATCCGCGTCTCGCCGCACGAGCTCTTCCGCCGCGTCGGCGACGACGTTGTGTGCTCCGTGCCGATCTCGTTCGCGCGCGCGGCGCTCGGCGGCGAGCTGGAGATCCCGACGCTGGAGGGGAAGGGCCGGCTCCGCATCCCCCCGGGCACGCAGCCAGGCGCGGTGCTCCGGATCAAGGGCAAGGGCATACCGCGCCGCGTCGTGGGCGGGCGCGGCGACCAGCTCGTCGAGGTGAGCGTCGAGGTGCCGACGCAGCTCACCGCGCCGCAGCGGGAGCTCATCGCGCAGCTGGCGAAGGAGCTCGGCGAGAACGTGCAGCCTCAGCAGGCCACCTTCATGGAGAAGCTGAAGGGGCTGTTTGGTTGA
- a CDS encoding class I adenylate-forming enzyme family protein, producing MELGGVRAALAAGRNTIEATLAAGRAVTQAGLLAALRWPGLRVLARELARGKANPSLLFRFHAENSPHRIAVIEPRSLASLASRAEERGAGPPAEDRVYSFFALNEAIDRLGCALDRRGVGPGVTALLALKNRPEFLMCQVALARVGASVVTASWRSAPAELAYLAGHAGARLLLFDSDIAGVIREAAPRLEGIPPEEMIAIGERVPGFSHLDDVLAAFDDLAAERGASPDRSERAAVVMYTSGTTGKPKGAVRGFGGGIVLPALGAIGATPMRAGDVHLAVCPLYHLTALGFVNLSLIVGATIVILPEFQPELFLEAIQRYRVTTTAVVPTMLHRVLELGEARLRAYDTSSLTAIFVGGAPLSPTLAAEVMAAFGDRLFNFYGATETGIVTIAGPEDLRASPGTIGRPVAGSELLLLREDGTPCRDGEVGELYVRSSLLVSGYHRDPGATRESTRDGHFSVGDLARRDARGCYHLEGRKRELIISGGVNVYPAEVESVLHEHPAVAEAAVVGVPDRDFGERVRAVVALRPGAAASEGDIRAHCRARLAGPKVPREVVFVGALPRNPTGKVMKRELAGPEGKSAD from the coding sequence ATGGAACTCGGTGGGGTCAGGGCCGCGCTGGCGGCCGGGCGAAACACGATCGAGGCGACGCTCGCCGCCGGCCGGGCGGTGACGCAGGCAGGGCTCCTCGCCGCGCTGCGTTGGCCGGGGCTCAGGGTGCTCGCGCGCGAGCTCGCGAGGGGCAAGGCGAACCCGTCGCTCCTGTTCCGCTTCCACGCCGAGAACAGCCCGCACCGGATCGCCGTGATCGAGCCGCGGAGCCTCGCAAGCCTGGCGTCCCGCGCGGAGGAGCGAGGCGCGGGGCCGCCGGCCGAGGATCGGGTCTACTCGTTCTTCGCGCTGAACGAGGCCATCGATCGGCTGGGCTGCGCGCTCGACCGGCGCGGCGTCGGCCCGGGCGTCACCGCGCTGCTCGCGCTCAAGAACCGCCCCGAGTTCCTGATGTGCCAGGTCGCGCTGGCCCGCGTCGGCGCGTCCGTGGTGACGGCCTCGTGGCGATCGGCCCCCGCGGAGCTCGCCTACCTCGCCGGCCACGCCGGGGCGCGCCTGCTCCTGTTCGACTCGGACATCGCCGGCGTGATCCGCGAGGCCGCGCCGCGGCTCGAGGGGATCCCGCCCGAGGAGATGATCGCGATCGGCGAGCGCGTCCCGGGCTTCTCGCACCTCGACGACGTCCTCGCCGCGTTCGACGATCTCGCCGCCGAGCGGGGCGCCTCGCCGGATCGGAGCGAGCGCGCCGCGGTGGTGATGTACACGTCCGGCACCACCGGCAAGCCGAAGGGCGCGGTGCGCGGCTTCGGCGGCGGCATCGTCCTGCCGGCGCTCGGGGCCATCGGCGCGACCCCGATGCGCGCGGGGGACGTGCACCTCGCCGTGTGCCCGCTCTACCACCTCACGGCGCTCGGCTTCGTCAACCTGTCGCTCATCGTCGGCGCGACGATCGTGATCCTCCCGGAGTTCCAGCCCGAGCTCTTCCTCGAGGCGATCCAGCGGTACCGCGTGACCACCACCGCGGTCGTCCCGACGATGCTCCACCGCGTCCTCGAGCTCGGCGAGGCGCGGCTCCGCGCCTACGACACGTCGTCGCTCACCGCGATCTTCGTGGGGGGCGCGCCGCTCTCGCCGACGCTCGCGGCGGAGGTGATGGCGGCGTTCGGCGACCGGCTCTTCAACTTCTACGGCGCGACCGAGACGGGCATCGTGACGATCGCGGGCCCCGAGGATCTGCGCGCCTCGCCGGGCACCATCGGGCGCCCCGTCGCCGGCAGCGAGCTGCTGCTCCTGCGCGAGGACGGGACGCCGTGCCGGGACGGCGAGGTGGGCGAGCTTTACGTGAGGAGTTCGTTGCTGGTCTCCGGATACCACAGGGATCCCGGCGCCACGCGCGAGTCGACGCGCGACGGCCACTTCTCTGTCGGCGACCTCGCCCGCCGCGACGCGCGCGGCTGCTACCACCTCGAGGGCCGCAAGCGGGAGCTCATCATCTCGGGGGGCGTGAATGTGTACCCCGCCGAGGTGGAGTCGGTCCTCCACGAGCACCCGGCGGTCGCCGAGGCGGCCGTGGTGGGCGTCCCGGATCGCGACTTCGGGGAGCGCGTGCGCGCGGTCGTCGCCCTGCGCCCCGGCGCGGCCGCGAGCGAGGGCGACATCCGGGCGCACTGCCGCGCGCGGCTCGCGGGCCCGAAGGTCCCGCGCGAGGTCGTCTTCGTCGGCGCGCTGCCGCGCAACCCGACGGGCAAGGTGATGAAGCGCGAACTCGCCGGGCCTGAAGGGAAATCAGCGGATTAG
- a CDS encoding PilZ domain-containing protein, which translates to MTDADRRSAQRAAIELSVEYKRLNTFFADYTRNISKGGTFIRTDRPLAIGTEFVFALSIRNLAEPLRLRGRVKWIVTSAEATESAPAGMGIEFQYASDAERGATEAVVEQLMMSELGETLASKLLGRKLGDGSR; encoded by the coding sequence GTGACGGATGCTGACCGCCGCTCAGCCCAGCGCGCCGCGATCGAGCTGAGCGTAGAGTACAAACGGCTCAACACGTTCTTCGCCGACTACACGCGCAACATCTCGAAAGGCGGGACGTTCATCCGGACGGATCGCCCGCTCGCGATCGGCACCGAGTTCGTGTTCGCCCTCTCGATCCGGAACCTGGCCGAGCCGCTCCGCCTTCGCGGGCGGGTGAAGTGGATCGTCACGTCCGCCGAGGCGACAGAGTCGGCTCCGGCGGGGATGGGGATCGAGTTCCAGTACGCGAGCGACGCGGAGCGCGGCGCCACCGAGGCGGTGGTCGAGCAGCTGATGATGAGCGAGCTCGGCGAGACGCTCGCCTCCAAGCTGCTCGGCCGCAAGCTCGGCGACGGCTCGCGGTAG